One genomic window of Halococcus sediminicola includes the following:
- a CDS encoding SDR family oxidoreductase, with translation MSGLLEGRTAVITGAASGNGRGIARRFAEEGADVVIADIQEEDRLGGQPTHELLEAETDVRAAFVECDVTDRESVEDAVGAAEEFGGIDVMVNNAGIIGPQKPLTEVGYEEYRQLMDINLDGVYFGTQAAAAAMIDGDDGGSIVNMSSAAGFEGYSNLTPYSTAKGGVRLFSYAAAGDLGQHDIRVNSIHPGQIDTAMTSEDMASGEPEQNDQATPGIPLGRPGLPKEVGDVAVFLASDLASYVTGESILIDGGLTNTG, from the coding sequence ATGTCCGGTTTACTGGAGGGTCGAACGGCCGTCATCACCGGGGCAGCGAGCGGGAACGGTCGAGGAATCGCCCGGCGGTTCGCCGAGGAGGGTGCGGACGTCGTCATCGCCGACATTCAGGAGGAAGACCGTCTCGGCGGGCAACCGACACACGAGTTGCTCGAAGCCGAAACCGACGTTCGCGCGGCGTTCGTCGAGTGTGATGTGACCGATCGCGAATCGGTCGAAGACGCCGTCGGGGCGGCTGAGGAGTTCGGCGGTATCGACGTGATGGTCAACAACGCGGGCATCATCGGTCCCCAGAAGCCGCTCACGGAGGTCGGTTACGAGGAGTATCGACAGCTCATGGACATCAACCTCGATGGTGTCTACTTCGGGACTCAAGCCGCAGCGGCGGCGATGATCGACGGGGACGACGGCGGCTCGATAGTCAACATGTCGAGCGCGGCCGGCTTCGAGGGCTACTCGAACCTCACCCCGTACTCGACCGCGAAAGGCGGCGTTCGACTGTTCTCGTACGCTGCAGCGGGCGACCTCGGTCAACACGACATTCGCGTCAACTCCATCCATCCGGGCCAGATCGACACTGCGATGACCTCCGAGGATATGGCTTCGGGCGAACCCGAGCAGAACGACCAAGCGACGCCTGGGATTCCGCTCGGCCGACCCGGCCTGCCGAAGGAGGTCGGCGATGTCGCCGTGTTCCTCGCGAGCGACCTCGCGAGTTACGTCACGGGTGAATCCATCCTCATCGACGGCGGACTGACGAACACCGGATAG
- the tatC gene encoding twin-arginine translocase subunit TatC — MAESTGTGVADGENTPLEDTEMPLADHIEEMIKRLAVVLVVMALVSGVVFPVADDLINFIWYELLPGPMGPGAAKPRVYDPLALILARLKVSSLAGFVIALPLFVYQTYRFMRPGLYPTERRYYLAAVPTSLVLALAGVAFAFYLILPVIFTYFLQYSQGVTDIAFGLTETFGLMTLLMGFFALVFQIPLFVMLAIMMGVTSRAWLASKRLYFWGAFLGISFLFSPDPTGMAPILVAATMITLFEGTLLLLRWTGNE, encoded by the coding sequence ATGGCCGAATCGACGGGGACGGGTGTCGCCGACGGCGAGAACACGCCGCTCGAAGACACCGAGATGCCGCTGGCCGACCACATCGAGGAGATGATCAAGCGGCTGGCGGTCGTGCTGGTCGTCATGGCGCTGGTCAGCGGCGTCGTCTTCCCCGTCGCCGACGACCTCATCAACTTCATCTGGTACGAGCTGTTGCCCGGACCGATGGGGCCGGGAGCGGCCAAACCCCGTGTGTACGACCCGCTCGCGCTGATCCTCGCGCGCCTCAAGGTGTCCTCGCTCGCGGGCTTCGTCATCGCCCTGCCCCTGTTCGTCTATCAGACCTACCGCTTCATGCGACCGGGGCTCTACCCCACGGAGCGCCGCTACTACCTCGCGGCCGTGCCGACGAGCCTCGTGCTCGCGCTCGCCGGCGTCGCCTTCGCGTTCTATCTCATCCTCCCGGTGATCTTCACCTACTTCCTCCAGTACTCACAGGGCGTGACGGACATCGCGTTCGGGCTGACCGAGACGTTCGGGCTGATGACGCTACTGATGGGCTTTTTCGCGCTCGTCTTCCAGATCCCGCTGTTCGTGATGCTCGCCATCATGATGGGTGTGACCTCGCGGGCGTGGCTCGCGAGCAAGCGCCTCTACTTCTGGGGTGCCTTCCTCGGGATCTCCTTCCTGTTCAGCCCCGACCCCACGGGAATGGCCCCAATTTTGGTGGCGGCGACGATGATCACCCTGTTCGAGGGAACGTTATTACTCCTTCGCTGGACCGGCAACGAGTAG
- the ggt gene encoding gamma-glutamyltransferase yields the protein MAHDDSQRKADEEGTEIEYESVDGEAGRTRRRTFLKGSAVALSAGAFPVAANRAAANDGPDDTERVDRVETATGDEGMVASSDPRASTIGADVLDAGGNAVDAAVAVQFALNVVQPHTSGIGGGGFMLVYDAGEDELYSVDNRERAPFGATPDMFLDDGEPIPFDERITLGQAVGVPGTLKACDIALKRFGTREIADLIDPAIDLAGGARVDYYLGRTIEEEHEKFNDAARSVFAPGGTPLSIGDRVEQPDLAATFETIAEEGVGALYKGGIGEAVANVVQENGGSMTPADLGAYNVTIDTPEYVEYGDVTVRTQPLPSSGGLTIANILSLLEPFDLSQYDRQSVEVSQLLAEVFKLAYADRGEYMGDKQFVDAPWQGLLDDEYLDERRGMIELGEATTETQQPGDPWSYQPGEPYAIDPLTVDDASQAKDAPRPYIPSPRGSTTHFTVADSEGNMVSWTSTIEQLFGSGIMVPDHGFMLNNEITDFDAEPGGPNEVQPLKRPLSSTSPTIVFRDGEPFFTVGSPGGTTIITTVVETILNIVEFDMSLAEAVAEPRLYANSEPAVYPEASVPGDVQQGLRDLGYELSPFTTLGNVMTIQRDPKTGAYTGAADFRNGGATRGL from the coding sequence ATGGCACACGATGACAGCCAGCGGAAAGCGGACGAAGAAGGGACAGAAATCGAATACGAATCAGTAGATGGGGAAGCGGGCCGAACCCGGCGGCGGACGTTTCTGAAGGGGTCGGCCGTCGCGCTCAGCGCGGGTGCGTTCCCCGTCGCGGCCAATCGTGCGGCCGCCAACGACGGACCGGATGACACCGAGCGCGTCGACCGGGTCGAGACGGCCACGGGCGACGAAGGGATGGTCGCCTCGTCGGACCCGCGGGCGAGCACCATCGGGGCCGACGTGCTCGACGCAGGCGGCAACGCGGTCGATGCGGCGGTCGCCGTCCAGTTCGCGCTCAACGTCGTCCAGCCTCACACATCAGGAATCGGCGGCGGCGGGTTCATGCTCGTCTACGACGCGGGCGAGGACGAACTCTATTCGGTGGACAACCGCGAGCGCGCGCCGTTCGGCGCGACACCGGATATGTTCCTCGACGACGGCGAACCGATACCGTTCGACGAGCGCATCACGCTCGGGCAGGCGGTCGGCGTTCCCGGCACGCTCAAAGCCTGCGACATCGCGCTGAAGCGGTTCGGCACGCGGGAGATCGCCGACCTTATCGACCCGGCCATCGACCTCGCGGGTGGCGCACGTGTCGACTACTACCTCGGGCGAACCATCGAGGAAGAGCACGAGAAGTTCAACGACGCCGCGCGATCGGTGTTCGCGCCCGGTGGGACACCCCTCAGTATCGGCGATCGGGTCGAACAACCGGACCTCGCGGCGACCTTCGAGACCATCGCCGAGGAGGGCGTCGGCGCACTCTACAAAGGTGGCATCGGCGAGGCGGTCGCCAACGTCGTCCAGGAGAACGGCGGCAGCATGACGCCCGCCGATCTGGGCGCGTACAACGTCACCATCGACACGCCCGAATACGTCGAGTACGGCGACGTCACCGTCCGAACCCAGCCGCTCCCGAGCTCCGGCGGGCTGACGATCGCGAACATTCTGTCGCTACTGGAACCGTTCGACCTCTCTCAGTACGACCGCCAGTCGGTCGAGGTTTCGCAGTTGCTGGCCGAGGTGTTCAAACTCGCCTACGCCGACCGCGGCGAGTACATGGGCGACAAGCAGTTCGTCGACGCGCCGTGGCAGGGGCTGCTCGACGACGAATACCTCGACGAGCGCCGCGGGATGATCGAACTCGGGGAGGCGACGACCGAGACCCAGCAGCCGGGCGACCCGTGGAGCTACCAGCCCGGCGAGCCGTACGCCATCGACCCGCTTACTGTCGACGACGCCTCCCAAGCCAAGGACGCACCGCGACCGTACATCCCCAGTCCGCGCGGCAGCACGACGCACTTCACGGTCGCCGACAGCGAGGGGAACATGGTCTCGTGGACGAGCACCATCGAGCAGCTGTTCGGGAGCGGCATCATGGTTCCCGACCACGGATTTATGCTCAACAACGAGATCACCGACTTCGACGCCGAACCCGGCGGACCGAACGAGGTCCAGCCCCTCAAGCGGCCGCTCAGCTCGACGAGTCCAACCATCGTCTTCCGCGACGGCGAGCCGTTCTTTACGGTGGGATCGCCCGGCGGCACGACCATCATCACGACGGTCGTCGAGACGATACTGAATATCGTCGAGTTCGACATGAGTTTGGCAGAAGCGGTCGCCGAACCGCGCCTCTACGCCAACTCCGAACCCGCGGTCTACCCCGAGGCGAGCGTTCCGGGGGACGTCCAGCAGGGGCTGCGCGACCTGGGCTACGAACTCTCGCCGTTCACGACGCTCGGCAACGTCATGACGATTCAGCGAGACCCGAAAACCGGCGCGTACACCGGCGCGGCGGACTTCCGGAACGGCGGGGCGACGCGCGGACTCTGA
- the larE gene encoding ATP-dependent sacrificial sulfur transferase LarE: MSVADKATAAREDLADRDGVLVAFSGGVDSSVVAALAHDALGDDAVACTAKSETLPDAELEDTKRVVDEIGIRHEIVEFSELSSDEFVRNDGERCYHCRTMRLSAMFDAARELGISTVCDGTNASDPGEGHRPGLRAVEELDAYSPLLEHDITKEEVREIARDYGLSVSEKPSMACLSSRIPTGLEVTEERLTRVEKAETLLRTWGFEQFRVRDHDGLARIEVAPAELERALDPDFARAAREHLSDIGFEHVTLDLEGYRTGSVSPAETDTDLDLGAEYPTAED, encoded by the coding sequence ATGAGCGTCGCAGACAAGGCGACCGCCGCTCGCGAGGACCTCGCCGACCGCGACGGCGTGCTCGTCGCCTTCTCGGGCGGGGTGGATTCGAGCGTGGTCGCGGCGCTGGCCCACGACGCGCTCGGCGACGACGCGGTGGCCTGCACCGCAAAGAGCGAGACGCTGCCCGACGCCGAACTCGAGGATACGAAACGAGTGGTCGACGAAATCGGGATCCGCCACGAGATCGTCGAGTTCTCGGAACTCAGTAGTGATGAATTCGTCAGAAACGACGGCGAACGCTGCTATCACTGCCGGACGATGCGGCTGTCGGCCATGTTCGACGCCGCCCGCGAGTTGGGAATTTCGACTGTCTGTGACGGCACGAACGCCTCGGACCCCGGCGAGGGCCACCGCCCCGGCCTGCGCGCGGTCGAGGAACTCGATGCGTACTCGCCGCTGCTCGAACACGACATCACGAAGGAGGAAGTCAGGGAGATCGCCCGCGACTATGGATTGTCGGTGTCGGAAAAGCCCTCGATGGCGTGTCTCTCCTCGCGGATCCCCACAGGGTTGGAAGTCACCGAGGAGCGCCTGACGCGCGTCGAGAAGGCCGAAACCCTGCTCCGAACGTGGGGGTTCGAGCAGTTTCGTGTGCGCGACCACGACGGACTGGCCCGCATCGAGGTCGCGCCCGCGGAGTTGGAGCGCGCGCTCGACCCCGACTTCGCCCGGGCGGCCCGCGAGCATCTCTCGGACATCGGTTTCGAGCACGTGACGCTCGACCTAGAGGGGTATCGAACTGGAAGTGTGAGCCCCGCCGAGACCGACACTGACCTCGACCTCGGTGCGGAGTACCCGACCGCCGAGGACTGA
- a CDS encoding MutS-related protein encodes MDLESVPGVGAKTAERLDSLENPERALREGDVAALARAPGISPGRAAAIARGAIRAEHDDSGEFLATERSREIYRDVLGLLQERAVTDDAARRLETLFPTGSASRIEEVREWVERAMEREADPDVLEALAGVAPLESPSTGRIRERCLATTDAERHAEAQDAFPELSVEAVENTRELADLARGYATVIALDETFAGVDIDGDVRVMPDALDSPEEVVPERTLAFFAHNRERLRAAAAVHRAADLESPLDLAALETRLSNLDDDGGVIGDEELDRLERAVADLDAAVSTAESVANDRLREAIEERDVTIEGADLLSLVEQGAGVDSLLSRELEDEHAAAIDAAREQLVDALALTDSEAELAVRAFPEEPTFPVEHDEGVVNRLREDLTVARDRRAAQLKRGLAADLAGMREGCDDLVRAALDRDVELAVARFARDFDCVLPAFEGTGIAVEGGCSPLLDCAFADVEPVDYAVSGPTLLSGVNSGGKTSTLDLLALVTVLSHMGLPVPAESVRIERYEALHYQAKSQGTLDAGAFEATLREFAGLVAGETRRLVLVDELESITEPGASATIIAGILEALAGETTGVFVSHLAGEIREAADFEVSVDGIEAVGLEDGELVVERSPKKGVLARSTPELIVEKLATEDETGVNGEFYERLLEKFE; translated from the coding sequence ATGGACCTCGAATCCGTTCCGGGGGTCGGCGCGAAGACCGCCGAGCGGCTCGATTCGCTGGAGAATCCCGAACGGGCGCTGCGGGAGGGCGACGTGGCGGCGCTCGCCCGCGCGCCCGGCATCTCGCCGGGGCGGGCGGCGGCCATCGCGCGCGGAGCCATCAGAGCCGAACACGACGATTCCGGGGAGTTCCTCGCCACCGAACGCTCGCGGGAGATATACCGCGACGTACTCGGTCTGCTTCAGGAGCGCGCGGTCACCGACGACGCCGCCCGGCGGCTGGAGACGCTCTTTCCCACCGGCAGTGCCTCGCGCATCGAGGAGGTCCGCGAGTGGGTCGAGCGGGCGATGGAGCGCGAAGCCGACCCCGACGTGCTCGAGGCACTCGCCGGCGTCGCGCCGCTCGAATCACCGTCCACGGGACGGATCCGTGAGCGCTGTCTCGCCACCACGGACGCCGAGCGCCACGCCGAGGCTCAAGACGCGTTCCCGGAGCTGTCGGTCGAGGCGGTCGAGAACACCCGAGAGCTGGCGGACCTCGCGCGCGGCTACGCGACGGTCATCGCGCTCGACGAAACCTTTGCCGGCGTCGATATCGACGGCGACGTGCGCGTCATGCCCGACGCGCTCGACAGTCCTGAAGAGGTGGTCCCCGAGCGCACGCTCGCCTTCTTCGCGCACAACCGCGAGCGCCTTCGAGCAGCCGCCGCCGTCCACCGCGCCGCGGATCTCGAATCCCCTCTCGACCTCGCGGCGCTCGAGACCCGCCTCTCGAACCTCGACGACGATGGCGGGGTGATCGGCGACGAGGAGCTCGACAGGCTCGAACGCGCCGTCGCGGACCTCGACGCGGCGGTCTCCACCGCCGAGAGCGTCGCCAACGACCGGCTCCGTGAGGCCATCGAGGAACGCGACGTCACTATCGAGGGCGCTGATCTGCTCTCGCTGGTCGAGCAGGGTGCGGGCGTCGACTCGTTGCTCTCGCGCGAACTCGAAGACGAACACGCCGCCGCCATCGACGCCGCGCGCGAGCAACTCGTCGACGCGCTGGCGCTCACCGACAGCGAGGCGGAGCTTGCGGTGCGGGCGTTCCCCGAGGAGCCGACGTTTCCGGTCGAACACGACGAGGGCGTCGTCAATCGGCTGCGCGAGGATCTGACGGTGGCGCGCGACCGCCGGGCGGCACAGTTGAAGCGCGGTCTCGCGGCCGACCTCGCCGGCATGCGCGAGGGCTGTGACGACCTCGTCCGGGCGGCGCTCGACCGCGACGTCGAACTCGCCGTTGCGCGCTTCGCCCGTGATTTCGACTGCGTCCTCCCCGCATTCGAGGGGACGGGCATCGCCGTCGAAGGTGGCTGCTCACCGCTGCTCGACTGCGCCTTCGCGGACGTCGAGCCGGTCGACTACGCGGTGTCGGGACCGACGCTGCTCTCGGGGGTGAACTCGGGGGGCAAGACATCGACGCTCGACCTGCTCGCGCTCGTGACGGTGCTTTCCCACATGGGCTTGCCCGTCCCCGCCGAATCGGTGCGCATCGAGCGCTACGAGGCGTTGCACTACCAAGCGAAAAGTCAGGGCACGCTCGATGCGGGTGCGTTCGAGGCCACGCTTCGGGAGTTCGCCGGGCTCGTCGCCGGCGAGACGCGACGGCTCGTGCTGGTCGACGAACTCGAAAGCATCACCGAACCCGGCGCGTCGGCGACCATCATCGCCGGCATCCTCGAAGCGCTCGCCGGCGAGACCACAGGGGTGTTCGTCTCGCATCTCGCCGGCGAGATCCGCGAGGCGGCCGATTTCGAGGTTTCGGTCGACGGTATCGAGGCCGTCGGACTCGAAGACGGCGAGTTGGTGGTCGAGCGCTCGCCGAAGAAGGGCGTTCTCGCGCGCTCGACGCCCGAACTCATCGTCGAGAAACTCGCTACCGAGGACGAAACGGGCGTGAACGGCGAGTTCTACGAGCGATTACTGGAGAAGTTCGAGTAG
- a CDS encoding ORC1-type DNA replication protein — MAEDGMLSWDESLFRNEHVFEIDYLPETFQHRDKQLEGLQYALRPAVRGSRPLNAMVRGPPGTGKTTAIQKLFGELDGRRGVRTVRVNCQVDSTRYAVFSRIFEQLFEYEPPASGVSFKSLFKQITDHLTDEEDVLTVCLDDVNYLFYEGEASDTLYSLLRAHETHAGAKIGVLLVSSDLDLDVVAELDGRVQSVFRPEEVFFPAYDEEAIVDILGERVARGFREGVVATTVLDRVADLTAETGDLRVGIDLLRRAGLNAERRASDTVEREDVETAYETARHVHLSRRVRGLSDPERALLTTIADHDGERAGEVYEAFHDETDLGYTRYSELVNKLDRVGLIETAYTSVDGRGRSRELSLSYDADAIRDRL, encoded by the coding sequence ATGGCCGAGGACGGCATGCTCTCGTGGGACGAGTCGCTCTTTCGGAACGAGCACGTCTTCGAGATCGACTACCTGCCCGAGACCTTCCAGCACCGCGACAAGCAGTTGGAGGGACTCCAGTACGCGCTCCGACCCGCCGTCCGTGGCTCGCGCCCACTCAACGCGATGGTGCGCGGCCCGCCCGGCACGGGGAAGACGACCGCCATCCAGAAACTGTTCGGTGAACTCGACGGCCGGCGCGGCGTGAGAACTGTGCGGGTGAACTGTCAGGTGGACTCGACGCGATACGCGGTCTTTTCACGCATCTTCGAACAGCTCTTCGAGTACGAACCACCGGCCAGCGGCGTCTCGTTCAAGAGCCTGTTCAAGCAGATCACCGACCACCTCACCGACGAGGAGGACGTTCTCACCGTGTGTCTCGACGACGTGAACTACCTCTTTTACGAAGGCGAGGCCTCCGACACGCTCTACTCGCTGCTCAGGGCACACGAGACCCACGCGGGCGCGAAGATCGGCGTCCTGCTGGTCTCTTCTGACCTCGACCTCGACGTGGTCGCCGAACTCGACGGCAGGGTCCAGAGTGTCTTTCGCCCGGAAGAAGTGTTCTTCCCGGCCTACGACGAGGAAGCCATCGTCGACATCCTCGGCGAGCGCGTCGCGCGCGGCTTCCGCGAGGGTGTGGTCGCCACCACGGTCCTCGACCGCGTCGCCGACCTCACCGCCGAGACGGGCGACCTCCGAGTCGGTATCGACCTGCTCAGGAGAGCGGGACTGAACGCCGAGCGGCGCGCGAGCGACACGGTCGAGCGCGAAGACGTCGAGACTGCCTACGAGACGGCCAGACACGTCCACCTCTCGCGGCGCGTGCGCGGGCTATCCGACCCCGAACGCGCTCTCTTGACGACCATCGCCGACCACGACGGCGAGCGCGCCGGTGAAGTCTACGAGGCCTTCCACGACGAGACGGACCTCGGCTACACGCGCTATTCGGAACTGGTCAACAAACTCGACCGCGTGGGACTGATCGAGACCGCCTACACCTCGGTCGACGGCCGCGGGCGCTCGCGCGAACTCTCGCTTTCCTACGACGCCGACGCCATCCGCGACCGGCTGTGA
- a CDS encoding twin-arginine translocase subunit TatC, giving the protein MSGAVDDDVRRSVARGRETLGALLSAAQTHLQKVAIVFLVAFLGTFYALWLYVWDRLKTDLFARLPPAVAKQTSVVATTPFDVPLLQVKIALFVGAFVSLPVLLYYSRDALKARGYWPQVGARWKLALVVVFAALLFLVGASYGYFVFFPLMFEFLATNSVAVGFEPTYSIVLWAQFILLLSLSFGVAAQLPLVMTGLSLSGVVPYETFREKWKYAIVAAFGFGALFSPPDPFTQVLWAVPIVFLYVLSLGLTRFVVTLQRGGSAVSVRGVVRDRWARILGVPILVAGVVAGAIVAGFGGYFNRVIVPRIPFYTPAEPVFKYIGPMLGLPRDAAIAVVAAAVLLALVVVALVYYVYRAVEHAASQPGRPDSPASIDVADLDEAGVRAAPVEAFTAMSEQEATAQASMAMSDGDPNKAQAILDRFDEAQSADEADDEVHETEPVAESTVDEAEIAESDESNAFTRMTAGVVDGFTAEETTEDDIGGYYYDIAFVLNSLRSRAFLLFGLFMAVLAGTFIWLSQGGIGGIQTDFLTRLPAAVRPEQVGVVELHPVEALVFEIKLSTLLAVLAILPFFLYWAWPALRERGLAGGDRRVLFAWAGAMLASLAGGVAVGYTTVAPTVISWLAADVVGSNMVVAYRISAAGWLVFFTTAGIGLLAMIPVTMVLFHRGGLVPYGAMRNRWREVTVGVFAFTAYASPRGVFMMFIIGIPIMLCYGLGLGLLWIYTLGGRRTTRGQRESAD; this is encoded by the coding sequence ATGTCCGGAGCCGTCGACGACGACGTCCGCCGCTCGGTCGCGCGCGGGCGGGAGACGCTGGGTGCGCTGCTGTCGGCCGCCCAGACCCATCTCCAGAAGGTGGCCATCGTCTTCCTCGTCGCCTTCCTCGGCACGTTCTACGCGCTCTGGCTCTACGTCTGGGACCGCCTGAAGACCGATCTCTTCGCACGATTGCCGCCCGCCGTCGCCAAACAGACCTCGGTGGTCGCCACCACGCCGTTCGACGTGCCCCTTCTTCAAGTGAAGATCGCGCTGTTCGTCGGCGCGTTCGTTTCACTCCCTGTCCTGCTCTACTACTCGCGCGACGCGCTCAAGGCCCGTGGCTACTGGCCGCAGGTCGGCGCGCGCTGGAAACTCGCTCTCGTCGTGGTCTTCGCCGCGCTGTTGTTCCTCGTGGGCGCTTCCTACGGCTATTTCGTCTTCTTCCCGCTCATGTTCGAGTTCCTCGCGACGAACTCGGTGGCGGTCGGCTTCGAACCGACCTACTCGATCGTGCTCTGGGCACAGTTCATCCTCCTCCTGTCGCTGTCCTTCGGCGTCGCCGCCCAGCTCCCGCTCGTGATGACCGGTCTCTCGCTTTCGGGGGTCGTTCCCTACGAGACCTTCCGCGAGAAGTGGAAGTACGCCATCGTCGCCGCCTTCGGCTTCGGCGCGCTGTTCTCGCCCCCGGACCCCTTCACCCAGGTGCTCTGGGCGGTCCCCATCGTCTTTCTCTACGTGCTCAGTCTCGGCCTCACGCGCTTCGTCGTCACCCTCCAGCGCGGTGGCAGCGCGGTCAGCGTCCGCGGCGTCGTCCGCGACCGCTGGGCGCGGATTCTCGGCGTTCCCATACTGGTCGCCGGCGTCGTCGCAGGAGCCATCGTCGCGGGCTTCGGCGGCTACTTCAACCGGGTCATCGTCCCTCGGATACCCTTCTATACGCCCGCCGAACCCGTCTTCAAGTACATCGGGCCGATGCTCGGCCTGCCCAGGGACGCGGCCATCGCAGTGGTTGCGGCCGCCGTCCTGCTCGCGCTGGTCGTCGTCGCGCTCGTCTACTACGTCTATCGCGCCGTCGAGCACGCTGCCAGCCAGCCCGGTCGTCCCGACAGCCCCGCGAGCATCGACGTCGCCGACCTCGACGAGGCGGGCGTTCGGGCCGCGCCGGTCGAGGCGTTCACCGCGATGAGCGAACAGGAGGCGACCGCGCAGGCGAGCATGGCGATGAGCGACGGCGACCCGAACAAGGCACAGGCTATCCTCGACCGCTTCGACGAGGCTCAAAGCGCCGACGAAGCGGACGACGAGGTGCACGAGACCGAACCGGTAGCCGAGAGCACGGTCGACGAGGCCGAAATCGCGGAATCGGACGAAAGCAACGCCTTCACCCGAATGACTGCCGGGGTGGTCGATGGGTTCACTGCCGAGGAGACCACCGAAGACGACATCGGCGGTTACTACTACGACATCGCCTTCGTCCTCAACAGCCTGCGCTCGCGTGCGTTCCTCCTGTTCGGACTGTTCATGGCCGTGCTCGCCGGCACGTTCATCTGGCTCTCACAGGGCGGCATCGGCGGCATTCAGACGGACTTCCTCACTCGATTGCCTGCGGCTGTCCGCCCTGAACAGGTCGGCGTCGTCGAACTCCACCCCGTCGAGGCGCTCGTCTTCGAGATCAAGCTCAGTACGCTGCTGGCGGTGCTCGCCATCCTCCCGTTCTTCCTCTACTGGGCGTGGCCGGCACTGCGCGAGCGGGGACTGGCCGGCGGCGACAGACGAGTGCTGTTCGCCTGGGCCGGCGCGATGCTGGCGAGCCTGGCCGGCGGCGTCGCCGTCGGCTACACCACCGTGGCCCCCACGGTCATCTCGTGGCTCGCCGCTGACGTCGTCGGCTCGAACATGGTGGTCGCCTACCGCATCAGCGCCGCGGGCTGGCTCGTCTTCTTCACGACCGCCGGCATCGGCTTGCTCGCGATGATCCCCGTGACGATGGTGCTCTTTCACCGTGGGGGGTTGGTCCCCTACGGCGCGATGCGCAACCGCTGGCGCGAGGTGACCGTCGGCGTCTTCGCGTTCACCGCCTACGCCTCGCCACGCGGCGTGTTCATGATGTTCATCATCGGGATTCCGATCATGCTCTGCTACGGATTGGGACTCGGCTTGCTCTGGATATATACCCTCGGCGGGCGGCGCACCACCCGTGGCCAGCGCGAGAGCGCCGACTGA
- a CDS encoding trans-sulfuration enzyme family protein, with translation MDDDRRFDTTAIGTGGRSSETGDVVRPIHLSSTFELDALDPSIGLDDADPAAGEFLYSRLSNPTRHALEERLAALEGGDRAFAFSSGTAAIATTVLSVVEPGDHVVAFDGLYAGTQRLLETVFESRLDVAVDFVDATDPGTVAAAIEPETTLVMMETPTNPLLKLCDIEAIAAAVGDATFIVDNTFLSPYFQQPLDLGADVVVHSTTKYINGHSDSVGGAAITSDDDLAATLEFHQRVGLGDMLAPFDSFLVARGLKTLPVRMERHEENASILATHLDEHEAVRDVHYPGLDSHPQHELARAQQSGFGGVLSFELDGDFGDARAFLEALDVFSLAVSLGGVESLIEHPAGMTHEPIPRETRLANGITDTLIRVSVGIEHPEDLLADLERGFAAVERADAAATD, from the coding sequence ATGGACGACGACCGGCGGTTCGACACGACGGCCATCGGCACGGGCGGGCGTTCCTCGGAGACCGGCGATGTGGTGCGGCCGATCCACCTCTCCTCGACGTTCGAGCTGGACGCGCTCGACCCGAGCATCGGTCTCGACGACGCCGATCCGGCGGCCGGCGAGTTCCTCTACTCGCGGCTCTCGAACCCGACGCGACACGCCCTCGAAGAACGCCTCGCGGCGCTCGAAGGCGGCGACCGCGCGTTCGCGTTCTCCTCGGGGACGGCGGCGATCGCGACCACAGTACTGTCCGTCGTCGAACCGGGCGACCACGTCGTCGCGTTCGACGGTCTCTACGCCGGGACGCAGCGACTCCTGGAGACCGTCTTCGAGAGCCGTCTCGACGTGGCCGTCGATTTCGTCGACGCGACCGACCCTGGGACCGTGGCGGCGGCCATCGAACCCGAGACGACGCTCGTGATGATGGAGACGCCGACCAACCCCCTGCTGAAACTCTGCGACATCGAGGCCATCGCGGCGGCGGTCGGCGACGCGACCTTCATCGTCGACAATACGTTCTTAAGTCCGTACTTCCAGCAGCCGCTCGATCTGGGTGCCGACGTCGTGGTCCACAGCACGACCAAGTACATTAACGGCCACTCCGACTCGGTCGGCGGCGCGGCGATCACGAGCGATGACGACCTCGCCGCGACGCTCGAATTCCACCAGCGGGTCGGGCTGGGCGACATGCTCGCGCCCTTCGATTCGTTCCTCGTCGCGCGCGGATTGAAGACGCTGCCCGTCCGGATGGAGCGCCACGAGGAGAACGCATCGATCCTCGCCACCCATCTCGACGAGCACGAGGCGGTTCGGGATGTGCACTATCCGGGCCTCGATAGCCATCCCCAGCACGAGCTCGCCCGCGCCCAACAATCGGGCTTCGGCGGCGTGCTCTCCTTCGAACTCGACGGCGACTTCGGCGATGCGCGGGCCTTCCTCGAAGCGCTCGACGTCTTCTCGCTCGCCGTGAGCCTCGGCGGCGTCGAGAGCCTCATCGAGCATCCCGCCGGGATGACCCACGAACCGATCCCGCGCGAGACGCGCCTCGCAAACGGCATCACCGACACCCTGATCCGGGTCTCGGTCGGCATCGAACACCCTGAGGACCTGCTCGCCGATCTCGAACGCGGCTTCGCGGCGGTCGAGCGGGCTGATGCCGCGGCGACCGACTGA